One Phycisphaerae bacterium RAS2 DNA window includes the following coding sequences:
- a CDS encoding ATPase family associated with various cellular activities (AAA) encodes MTQLDVKHIGPMIKAASEPFARLREAMHRVIVGQEALIDHLLVGLLANGHMLLEGVPGLAKTLSVTCLARGIQTGFSRIQFTPDLLPADVIGTLIYQPQQGTFTVKKGPIFSNIILADEINRAPAKVQSALLEAMQERQVTIGDETFALPEPFLVLATQNPIEQEGTYPLPEAQVDRFMFKVTVTYPSREQERQILDRMATTLPEWSIEPVMQPSDIIKARQTVDEIYIDDKIKDYVVSLVIATRDPSAYGLKIKHLIQYGASPRATIMLTLGAKARAFLAGRGFVTPQDVKDVAPGILRHRVIITYEAEAEEMTSDAIVKQILDHVPVP; translated from the coding sequence GTGACCCAACTGGACGTCAAACACATCGGACCCATGATCAAGGCAGCCAGCGAGCCGTTCGCGCGGCTGCGCGAAGCCATGCACCGTGTCATCGTCGGGCAGGAGGCGCTGATCGACCACCTGCTGGTCGGGCTGCTGGCCAACGGCCACATGCTGCTCGAGGGCGTGCCGGGCCTGGCGAAGACGCTCTCGGTGACGTGCCTGGCGCGCGGGATTCAAACGGGCTTTTCGCGCATTCAGTTCACGCCCGACTTGCTCCCGGCGGACGTGATCGGCACGCTGATATATCAGCCGCAGCAGGGGACGTTCACGGTCAAGAAGGGGCCGATCTTTTCGAACATTATCCTGGCGGATGAGATCAACCGCGCGCCGGCCAAGGTGCAAAGCGCGCTGCTGGAGGCGATGCAGGAGCGGCAGGTGACGATCGGCGACGAAACGTTCGCGCTGCCGGAGCCGTTTCTCGTGCTGGCGACGCAGAACCCGATCGAGCAGGAGGGGACGTACCCGCTTCCGGAGGCGCAGGTCGACCGGTTCATGTTCAAGGTGACGGTGACGTACCCCAGCCGCGAACAGGAGCGGCAGATTCTGGATCGCATGGCCACGACGTTGCCGGAGTGGTCGATTGAACCCGTGATGCAGCCGAGCGACATCATCAAGGCACGCCAGACCGTAGACGAGATTTACATCGATGACAAGATCAAGGACTACGTCGTGAGCCTTGTAATCGCCACGCGCGATCCGTCGGCCTACGGCTTGAAAATCAAACATCTGATTCAATACGGTGCGTCGCCCCGCGCGACGATCATGCTGACGCTGGGGGCCAAGGCTCGCGCGTTTCTGGCGGGGCGGGGGTTCGTCACGCCGCAGGACGTGAAGGACGTCGCGCCGGGAATCCTCCGCCATCGTGTGATCATCACCTATGAGGCCGAAGCGGAGGAAATGACCAGCGATGCGATCGTGAAGCAGATCCTGGATCATGTTCCTGTCCCATGA
- a CDS encoding von Willebrand factor type A domain protein, which produces MIQLAHPWYLVLALLVPVVWWAYLRRKGRAMVQFSDVSVLVQAGAARKARWRTALPALRTLTVLMLVLSVARPQKADEQTRVQTEGIAIQLVVDRSGSMREPFGERSGRRISRLEVVKDVVREFVEGNKAGLAGRRDDLVGLIVFARFPDTECPLTRDHQHVLRALDDVEPPTTRDEDGTAIGDALLLAVERIRNIERRFQKTDDYKVKSRVIVLLTDGEQNAGKYEPEKAAEAAAALGVKVYTIGALPDYVEQQSLFGPTMRVPVQINDEPLKKVAELTGGKYFRAKDAEALAQVYAAIDQLERSAIDETRYYLMTELAYNWLTWGVFQFPPPLFVALGLLALEVMLAQTRLRTIP; this is translated from the coding sequence GTGATTCAATTGGCGCATCCCTGGTACCTGGTTCTGGCCCTTTTGGTGCCAGTCGTCTGGTGGGCCTACCTGCGGCGCAAGGGCCGCGCGATGGTGCAGTTCTCTGATGTATCGGTGCTGGTGCAGGCTGGGGCCGCACGGAAAGCGCGTTGGCGAACGGCGCTGCCGGCGCTGCGAACTTTGACGGTGCTGATGCTCGTGCTATCGGTGGCACGGCCACAGAAGGCGGATGAACAGACGCGCGTTCAGACGGAAGGCATCGCGATTCAATTGGTGGTCGATCGGTCGGGAAGCATGCGCGAACCGTTTGGCGAGCGCAGCGGGCGGCGCATCTCACGTTTGGAAGTTGTGAAGGACGTGGTGCGCGAGTTTGTCGAGGGGAACAAGGCGGGGCTGGCCGGCCGGCGTGATGACCTGGTCGGCTTGATTGTCTTCGCAAGGTTTCCCGACACGGAATGCCCGCTCACGCGCGATCATCAGCATGTCTTGCGGGCGCTGGACGACGTGGAGCCGCCGACCACGCGCGACGAAGACGGCACGGCCATCGGCGACGCGCTGCTGCTGGCGGTCGAGCGCATCCGCAACATCGAACGGCGATTTCAAAAGACCGACGATTACAAGGTCAAGAGCCGGGTCATCGTGCTGCTGACGGATGGCGAGCAGAACGCGGGGAAATACGAACCGGAAAAGGCTGCGGAAGCGGCTGCCGCGCTCGGGGTGAAGGTGTACACCATCGGCGCGTTACCCGACTACGTCGAGCAGCAGAGCCTTTTTGGGCCGACGATGCGTGTTCCCGTGCAGATCAACGACGAGCCGCTCAAGAAAGTGGCGGAGCTGACCGGGGGCAAGTACTTCCGCGCGAAAGACGCCGAGGCGCTCGCCCAGGTGTATGCCGCGATCGACCAACTCGAGCGCAGCGCGATCGATGAGACGCGTTATTACCTGATGACGGAACTGGCGTACAACTGGTTGACTTGGGGCGTCTTTCAATTTCCTCCGCCGCTCTTCGTGGCGCTGGGGCTGTTGGCGCTGGAAGTCATGCTGGCGCAAACACGATTGCGCACGATTCCCTGA
- a CDS encoding Tetratricopeptide repeat protein has protein sequence MTHVNSMPNRSIRRVGQMVLWAMLIATTATANVQADEAARKAYDAVKEGNRLLGEEKFAEALKAYDEASRHAPQSPQVAYNRGLALYRLGQYDAASKAFQDAVKPSHPEIEAMAKYNLGRTAHAEALDHASEPKQAIDDLSRAINFYQDALRLDPKQADADARKNMALAERLRTYFQKRLEQQQPPQQQPSSQPSSQPQDQEPQPTTSRSQTSQPGSQPTSGESQSNDESEKNEQESQEGSEGQKQEQNQDGEQDESQSQSEGDQKESESQKQSGADGKEGTDQASGEQNEKQDEKDASAGSEQKADRDDKLREEEIQPMLQEARDAEKARREARRMKMMRQRGRTAVPKDW, from the coding sequence ATGACCCATGTCAACAGCATGCCGAATAGATCCATTCGCCGAGTCGGGCAAATGGTCTTGTGGGCGATGTTGATTGCGACCACGGCGACCGCCAACGTGCAAGCGGATGAAGCCGCGCGAAAAGCGTATGACGCGGTCAAGGAAGGAAATCGCTTACTCGGTGAGGAGAAGTTCGCTGAAGCGTTGAAGGCGTATGACGAGGCATCGCGGCACGCGCCGCAATCGCCGCAAGTGGCCTACAACCGGGGGCTGGCGCTGTATCGGCTCGGTCAATACGATGCCGCGAGCAAGGCGTTTCAGGACGCAGTCAAGCCGAGCCATCCCGAGATCGAGGCGATGGCGAAATACAACCTCGGTCGCACGGCTCATGCCGAGGCGCTGGATCACGCAAGCGAGCCCAAGCAGGCGATTGACGATCTCTCTCGCGCGATCAACTTCTATCAGGACGCCCTGCGGCTCGACCCCAAGCAGGCCGATGCCGATGCTCGAAAAAACATGGCGCTCGCCGAGCGACTTCGCACATACTTCCAAAAACGCCTTGAACAGCAGCAGCCTCCGCAACAGCAGCCGTCGTCGCAGCCATCGAGTCAGCCGCAGGATCAGGAGCCGCAGCCGACAACATCGCGTTCACAGACCAGCCAGCCGGGCTCACAGCCGACGTCGGGAGAATCCCAATCAAATGACGAATCGGAGAAGAACGAGCAAGAGTCGCAGGAAGGCAGCGAGGGGCAGAAGCAGGAACAAAATCAGGATGGTGAGCAGGACGAATCACAATCCCAGAGTGAAGGTGATCAGAAGGAATCGGAGTCCCAGAAGCAAAGTGGCGCTGACGGAAAAGAGGGCACCGATCAGGCTTCGGGCGAGCAGAACGAAAAGCAGGATGAGAAGGATGCATCCGCCGGTTCGGAGCAGAAGGCGGACCGCGATGATAAACTTCGGGAAGAGGAGATTCAGCCGATGCTTCAGGAGGCGCGTGATGCGGAGAAGGCACGGCGTGAGGCGCGGCGAATGAAGATGATGCGGCAGCGCGGGCGCACGGCGGTGCCCAAGGATTGGTGA
- a CDS encoding tRNA nucleotidyltransferase/poly(A) polymerase yields MPSRQTRPPLSTEHKALTPRGAALKVVRVLQEAGHVAYFAGGCVRDMLLGKRPDDYDVATSAEPREVIRLFRRTQQVGAKFGVVLVRIGSHAIETATFRTDGDYADGRRPTAVRFTDARHDAERRDFTINGMFYDPVTRTVIDHVGGQTDLERRVIGAIGEPDRRFAEDHLRLLRAIRFAARFDFEIARGTWAAMCLNAPSIARISPERIWTELAAMFEHPRRAKAFSHLHRSNLLFHLWPVARVLRGHEALVEAWLAELPVRSSADLCLAITVHAMSLPEVDETCDALRCSNQTRRTVRWLHEKQAALNEPDRLTLADLKLLMAHDAFSDLLSMFAARLRATGKPASPFRRVQSRVRSIAPQDVAPKPLVTGDDLARLKVPRGPIYKKVLDQVYYAQLNGELSNRESAHRYVLTLLQTQT; encoded by the coding sequence ATGCCTTCCCGCCAGACCCGGCCACCGTTGTCAACCGAACACAAGGCCCTCACGCCCCGCGGCGCAGCCTTGAAAGTCGTGCGCGTCCTGCAGGAGGCCGGTCATGTCGCCTATTTCGCCGGTGGTTGCGTGCGCGACATGCTGCTGGGCAAACGGCCCGACGATTACGACGTGGCCACTTCGGCCGAGCCGCGCGAAGTGATCCGCCTGTTCCGGCGAACGCAGCAGGTCGGTGCGAAGTTTGGCGTCGTGCTGGTTCGAATCGGCTCGCACGCCATCGAGACGGCGACGTTTCGCACTGACGGCGATTACGCCGATGGCCGCCGCCCCACCGCTGTCCGATTCACGGATGCGCGGCATGATGCGGAGCGGCGAGATTTCACGATTAACGGCATGTTTTACGATCCGGTAACGCGAACCGTGATCGACCACGTTGGCGGCCAGACCGACCTCGAGCGCCGCGTGATCGGCGCCATCGGGGAGCCGGATCGGCGTTTTGCGGAGGATCACCTTCGCCTGCTGCGTGCCATTCGATTCGCGGCGCGATTTGATTTTGAGATCGCGCGCGGCACCTGGGCCGCGATGTGTTTGAACGCGCCGTCGATCGCGCGAATCAGTCCCGAGCGAATCTGGACCGAACTCGCAGCGATGTTCGAGCATCCGCGCCGGGCAAAGGCGTTTTCACACCTCCACCGAAGCAACCTGTTATTTCACCTGTGGCCGGTGGCGCGTGTCTTGCGCGGGCATGAGGCGCTGGTTGAAGCCTGGCTCGCTGAATTGCCCGTGCGCAGCAGTGCCGATCTTTGCCTTGCGATCACGGTGCATGCCATGTCGCTGCCGGAGGTCGACGAAACGTGCGACGCGCTGCGGTGCAGCAATCAAACTCGGCGGACTGTTCGATGGTTGCACGAGAAGCAAGCCGCGCTAAATGAGCCTGACCGGTTGACGCTTGCGGACCTGAAGCTGCTCATGGCCCACGATGCGTTCAGTGACTTGCTTTCCATGTTCGCGGCAAGACTCCGCGCGACGGGGAAACCGGCGTCGCCATTTCGCCGGGTTCAAAGTCGCGTCCGCTCCATTGCCCCGCAGGACGTCGCGCCCAAACCCCTGGTCACCGGCGACGACCTCGCACGGCTGAAAGTGCCGCGCGGCCCGATCTACAAGAAAGTTCTTGATCAAGTGTACTATGCTCAACTTAACGGAGAGCTGTCCAACCGGGAATCCGCACACCGCTATGTCCTCACACTCCTTCAGACCCAAACTTAG
- a CDS encoding Putative transmembrane protein (PGPGW), with protein sequence MVLKTAKRLVIIIVGFTVVLIGIALIVLPGPAFLVIPAGLAILGTEFLWAKRLMNRIKRKTGAVLGKFEAVVFCPNCEADLVGKALKPGHVCPDCDAPISSDTADRANAEQARRTSKN encoded by the coding sequence ATGGTGCTGAAAACCGCGAAGCGACTGGTCATCATTATCGTCGGCTTTACGGTCGTGTTGATCGGCATCGCGCTGATCGTCCTGCCGGGGCCAGCGTTCCTGGTGATTCCCGCGGGGCTGGCAATTCTCGGCACGGAGTTTCTCTGGGCGAAGCGACTGATGAATCGCATCAAGCGCAAGACCGGGGCTGTGCTGGGCAAGTTTGAAGCCGTCGTTTTCTGCCCGAATTGCGAAGCCGATCTTGTGGGCAAGGCGCTCAAGCCGGGTCATGTCTGCCCCGATTGCGACGCGCCGATTTCGTCCGATACAGCTGACCGGGCCAATGCCGAGCAGGCCCGTCGAACGTCAAAGAATTGA
- the alx gene encoding Inner membrane protein alx, translated as MEFWLWGGFVTFVLIMLALDLGVLNRKAHVVATREALIWAGFCVFLALLFNVFLYFAYERNWFDIATRGGTLSGKTAAMQFFTGWLIEQSLSLDNIFVIALIFQYFSVPRIHQHRTLFWGIIGALVMRMAMILAGAALIQRFTWTIYVFGILLLYTAVKMYRSQDEAVEPNRNPLVKLARKLYPVTDEFHGEKFFVRVNGRRAITPLFLVLLVIESTDLLFAVDSIPAIFAITKDPFIVFTSNVFAILNLRSLYFVLASMLEKFKYLKPSLVFVLAYVGVKMLVSHHYHIPTAFSLAVIIGILAVGIIASVISSKREMSRSA; from the coding sequence ATGGAATTCTGGCTGTGGGGTGGATTTGTCACGTTCGTGCTGATCATGCTCGCCTTGGACTTGGGCGTGCTGAATCGCAAGGCCCACGTTGTTGCGACGCGAGAGGCGCTGATCTGGGCGGGCTTCTGCGTCTTTCTCGCGCTGCTGTTCAACGTCTTCCTGTACTTCGCTTATGAGCGCAACTGGTTCGATATCGCCACGCGCGGCGGCACGCTCTCGGGCAAGACGGCCGCGATGCAGTTTTTCACCGGCTGGCTGATCGAGCAATCGTTGAGCCTCGACAACATTTTCGTCATCGCGCTCATCTTCCAATACTTCTCGGTGCCGCGCATTCACCAGCACCGCACGCTCTTCTGGGGCATCATCGGCGCGCTCGTCATGCGCATGGCGATGATCCTCGCCGGGGCGGCGCTCATTCAGCGCTTCACCTGGACCATCTATGTGTTCGGCATCCTGCTGCTGTACACGGCGGTGAAGATGTACCGCTCGCAGGACGAGGCCGTCGAGCCGAACCGCAACCCGCTGGTGAAGCTGGCGCGCAAGCTGTATCCCGTCACGGACGAATTCCACGGGGAGAAGTTTTTCGTGCGCGTGAACGGCCGCCGTGCGATCACGCCGCTCTTTCTCGTGCTGCTGGTGATTGAGAGCACCGATCTGCTTTTCGCGGTGGACTCCATCCCGGCGATCTTCGCGATCACGAAGGACCCGTTCATCGTGTTCACGTCCAACGTCTTCGCGATCCTGAACCTGCGGTCGCTTTACTTCGTACTGGCCAGCATGTTGGAGAAGTTTAAGTACCTCAAGCCGAGCCTTGTGTTCGTGCTGGCGTACGTTGGCGTCAAGATGCTGGTCTCGCATCACTACCATATTCCGACTGCGTTTTCACTCGCCGTCATCATCGGCATCCTCGCGGTCGGCATCATTGCATCGGTGATCAGCAGCAAACGCGAGATGAGTCGGAGCGCCTGA
- the murQ gene encoding N-acetylmuramic acid 6-phosphate etherase, which produces MTRRKPTQGASRKRAATVKERRAPLNRSATHRLGAVKHPQRGHLMTEQRNARSMKLDALTISAAFDVMNAEDARVPGAVAKAKREIVRAIEIVSSAWQRGGRLIYIGAGTSGRLGVLDASECPPTFRSDPKMVRGIIAGGKKALWRSVEGAEDEASAAVAAIRDIGLTRRDVLMGIATGGTTPYVHAALAEARRRGAKTIFFACVPMRQVRAACDVDIRVLVGPEVLTGSTRLKAGTATKLVLNTITTLSMVRLGKTYGNLMVDLNSYACRKLVDRATRVVSEVIRGSYDVSGQLLHAARGSAKTAIVMGLHGLDRDAAEKLLKEHGGRVREVMHSTGGPRRRARPARARSRA; this is translated from the coding sequence ATGACTCGACGAAAGCCGACCCAAGGCGCTTCGCGCAAGCGTGCCGCGACCGTAAAGGAGCGCCGAGCTCCGCTGAACCGCAGCGCAACGCACCGACTTGGCGCAGTAAAGCATCCACAGCGCGGCCACCTCATGACCGAACAGCGCAATGCGCGATCCATGAAGCTCGATGCACTGACCATTTCCGCCGCGTTTGACGTGATGAACGCCGAGGACGCGCGCGTGCCCGGTGCCGTCGCGAAGGCGAAGCGCGAGATCGTTCGCGCGATTGAGATCGTTTCCTCTGCATGGCAGCGCGGCGGCCGGCTGATCTACATCGGCGCGGGAACAAGCGGGCGGCTCGGTGTGCTGGATGCGTCGGAATGCCCGCCGACCTTTCGCAGCGATCCGAAGATGGTGCGGGGCATCATTGCCGGCGGAAAGAAGGCGCTCTGGCGGAGCGTGGAAGGAGCCGAGGACGAAGCGAGCGCGGCGGTGGCGGCGATTCGAGACATTGGACTGACCCGTCGCGACGTGCTTATGGGCATCGCGACCGGCGGCACGACGCCTTATGTTCATGCGGCGCTGGCTGAAGCGAGGCGGCGGGGGGCCAAGACGATATTCTTTGCTTGCGTGCCGATGCGGCAGGTCCGCGCAGCCTGTGACGTGGATATTCGCGTTCTTGTCGGCCCGGAAGTCTTAACCGGTTCGACGCGCTTGAAGGCCGGCACCGCGACCAAGCTCGTATTGAACACGATCACGACGCTGTCCATGGTCCGGCTCGGCAAGACCTACGGCAACCTGATGGTCGATTTGAACAGCTATGCCTGTCGCAAGCTGGTCGACCGCGCCACGCGCGTCGTCAGCGAAGTGATCCGGGGTTCGTACGATGTGTCCGGGCAACTCCTCCATGCGGCGCGCGGCAGTGCCAAGACGGCGATCGTGATGGGCCTGCATGGGCTCGATCGCGACGCGGCGGAGAAACTGCTAAAGGAGCACGGCGGCCGGGTGCGTGAAGTAATGCACTCGACCGGCGGCCCCCGACGCAGGGCGCGACCCGCGAGGGCACGATCGCGCGCTTGA
- a CDS encoding Bacterial leucyl aminopeptidase precursor, with the protein MLLIALTAAAGCAPGGHPQVRQIVADISQDRLRATVEKLASFGTRHTLSETESEFRGIGAARRWIKAEMDGIAAESSGRLSVEAQSFTAKADGNRVFRDVEIVNILATLPGSDPASKDRVYLISGHYDSIPSDPKDAASDAPGANDDASGVALVMELARIMSRHTFDATLVFACVAGEEQGLVGSRFLAKQYRLRNANIAGMITNDIVGNSVSTLGVRDDRRVRVFSEGMPAQESEEDRKIRIAIGAESDSPARQLARYFSEAARSHLPAFETMLVHRKDRFLRGGDHTAFSEQGYPAIRITEMQENYDRQHQNVRTEGRRAYGDVVEHVDFAYLTHVARVNAAALASLALAPAAPANARVITAKLENTTTLAWDLGKEPDLVGYEVVWRRTSAPTWEASRSIGLVATYTHELSKDHFIFGIRAVDRDGHRSVVAYPWPAKE; encoded by the coding sequence ATGCTGTTAATCGCCCTAACAGCTGCGGCCGGCTGCGCGCCCGGCGGTCATCCGCAGGTGCGGCAGATTGTCGCTGACATTTCGCAGGACCGTCTGCGCGCCACGGTGGAGAAGCTCGCGTCGTTCGGCACGCGGCATACGTTGAGCGAGACCGAGAGCGAGTTTCGCGGCATCGGTGCGGCGCGACGCTGGATCAAGGCCGAGATGGACGGAATCGCCGCCGAGTCCAGCGGGAGATTGAGCGTCGAGGCGCAATCCTTCACCGCCAAGGCCGACGGCAATCGCGTCTTCCGCGACGTGGAGATCGTCAACATTCTCGCCACGCTGCCGGGATCAGACCCGGCCTCAAAGGATCGCGTTTATCTCATCAGCGGGCACTACGACTCGATTCCCAGCGACCCGAAGGATGCCGCGTCCGACGCGCCGGGAGCGAACGACGATGCCAGCGGCGTCGCGCTGGTGATGGAGCTGGCGCGGATCATGTCGCGTCACACGTTTGACGCGACGCTCGTGTTCGCCTGCGTCGCCGGCGAGGAACAGGGCCTCGTCGGTTCACGGTTTCTGGCGAAGCAGTACCGCCTGCGCAACGCGAACATCGCGGGCATGATCACCAACGACATCGTCGGTAATTCGGTCAGCACGCTGGGCGTTCGCGATGATCGCCGGGTGCGGGTCTTCAGCGAGGGCATGCCGGCCCAGGAGTCGGAGGAGGATCGCAAGATTCGAATCGCCATCGGGGCGGAAAGCGATTCCCCTGCCCGGCAACTGGCACGGTATTTCAGTGAAGCCGCACGTTCCCACCTGCCCGCGTTTGAGACGATGCTCGTCCATCGCAAGGATCGTTTCCTTCGCGGCGGCGATCACACTGCTTTCAGTGAGCAGGGCTACCCGGCGATCCGTATCACCGAGATGCAGGAGAATTACGACCGTCAGCATCAGAATGTGCGCACCGAGGGCCGCCGGGCATATGGCGATGTCGTGGAACACGTGGATTTTGCTTACTTGACGCATGTCGCCCGGGTCAATGCCGCTGCCCTGGCATCGCTCGCCCTCGCGCCGGCGGCACCAGCCAACGCCCGGGTCATCACAGCCAAACTCGAAAACACGACGACGCTCGCCTGGGATCTCGGCAAGGAGCCGGACCTCGTCGGATACGAAGTGGTCTGGCGCAGAACCAGCGCACCGACCTGGGAGGCGTCACGATCCATCGGCCTCGTCGCAACGTACACGCACGAGCTTTCCAAGGATCATTTCATCTTCGGCATTCGCGCCGTGGATCGCGACGGCCATCGTAGCGTCGTCGCTTATCCATGGCCTGCGAAGGAATGA
- the ybgC gene encoding Acyl-CoA thioester hydrolase YbgC, translated as MATMSERPPTTCELIIRVRYAESDPMGYLHHSKYFEYFEMGRTELLRLAGFRYRDLEAAGVLFAVARIECRFKAPAYYDDKLTLTTKIERMTRARIDHSYLLKRDGAVLCEANSVLACIDRSGKLIPIPDEIFIHSEP; from the coding sequence ATGGCGACCATGTCCGAACGACCGCCGACGACTTGCGAATTGATCATCCGCGTGCGCTATGCCGAGAGCGACCCGATGGGTTACTTGCATCACTCGAAGTACTTCGAGTATTTCGAGATGGGGCGGACGGAGTTGCTGCGGCTGGCGGGCTTTCGCTATCGCGATCTGGAGGCGGCCGGCGTGTTGTTCGCGGTGGCGCGGATCGAGTGCCGTTTCAAGGCCCCGGCGTATTACGATGATAAACTGACGCTGACCACGAAGATCGAGCGGATGACGCGGGCCCGGATCGATCATTCCTATCTGCTGAAGCGGGATGGGGCAGTGCTGTGCGAAGCGAATTCGGTGCTCGCGTGCATCGACCGATCGGGCAAGTTGATCCCCATCCCCGACGAAATCTTCATTCACTCCGAACCATGA
- a CDS encoding von Willebrand factor type A domain protein encodes MDDLKLDNVRQLQWLLLVAACAGVFAYGFAMKSASLRAFVSARLISVLAPNVSRSRQWIRAGMVLGAMTLIILALTGPRWGTYYDEVQQRRLDLVICLDVSRSMLAEDAGMSRLDRARDDIRRLLDQIGGGMVGLVAFAGRAELVCPLTDDYEYYRLALDDVGIHSVTVGGTNIGEALRAAIKTFGDSSPRQRAIILMTDGEDHAELAVNEARRASEAGIAVYAVGIGDDEKGALIPIDRNGQRTYLKYEDEQVWSKLDPSRLKEIVAAGGGEYQPSRQVTPRQRTLEWLYAERLAPKEERTNEDRKVARQHARSHWFAAIALALLLMECIVSERRADTGRRSGHSEGTRT; translated from the coding sequence ATGGACGACCTGAAACTGGACAACGTGAGGCAATTGCAGTGGCTGTTGCTCGTCGCAGCCTGCGCCGGGGTCTTCGCATACGGCTTTGCCATGAAATCCGCTTCGCTGCGGGCCTTCGTTTCAGCGAGACTCATCTCGGTGCTGGCGCCAAACGTCAGCCGGTCACGGCAATGGATTCGCGCGGGAATGGTGCTCGGTGCGATGACGTTGATCATCCTGGCGCTCACCGGCCCGCGCTGGGGAACGTATTACGACGAAGTGCAGCAGCGGCGGCTCGACCTGGTCATCTGCCTTGATGTCTCCCGCAGCATGCTGGCCGAAGACGCAGGCATGTCCCGCCTGGACCGGGCGCGGGACGACATTCGCCGGCTGTTGGATCAGATCGGCGGAGGCATGGTCGGTCTCGTTGCGTTCGCGGGCCGGGCGGAGCTGGTCTGCCCGTTGACGGACGACTACGAATACTACCGGCTGGCACTGGACGACGTGGGGATTCACAGTGTGACCGTCGGCGGGACGAACATCGGCGAGGCGCTTCGCGCGGCGATAAAGACATTCGGCGATTCTTCACCGCGTCAGCGAGCGATCATTCTCATGACCGACGGCGAGGACCATGCCGAGTTAGCCGTCAACGAGGCGAGGCGGGCGAGCGAGGCAGGAATCGCGGTTTACGCGGTGGGGATCGGCGACGACGAGAAGGGCGCGCTGATTCCGATTGACCGCAACGGGCAGCGCACGTACCTCAAGTACGAAGACGAGCAGGTATGGTCGAAACTGGACCCTTCCCGATTGAAAGAGATTGTCGCGGCCGGCGGCGGCGAGTATCAGCCAAGCAGGCAGGTGACGCCGCGCCAGCGAACGCTCGAGTGGCTGTATGCCGAGCGGCTCGCACCCAAAGAGGAACGCACGAACGAAGACCGCAAAGTGGCGAGGCAGCATGCTCGTTCGCATTGGTTTGCGGCAATCGCGCTGGCGCTGCTGCTGATGGAATGCATCGTATCCGAGCGGCGCGCTGACACGGGCCGTCGCAGCGGGCACTCCGAGGGGACGCGAACATGA